The sequence TTGTGCACCCCCTCACCCTTATTGTCCCCTATCCGTGAGCTCCCCCCATCTTCTACTATGTCGTCCCTTGGACATGAGCTTCATGTTGCTACATTGTGCAGCCCTTCATCTCTATTGTTGAATTGTTATTGTCCTAGGATGGCGTCCTTGTGTAAGGGCACCGCAAGAAAGCGGGGAGCGACGCAAAAAGCTACTAAGGATGTagaaaaaatagataaagaGGGGAAAATATAGAAGGATAAAGGTCGAATTATGAAAATACCCCAAACATAACATTTCtaaaagatgagagagaaaaaaagttaTGCTAAAGTCAAGTTTGGAATAAAAAAGTTTTATGATAAACAAAACGAAAATAAAGTATATGAGATGCTCTTTCAATAATCAAACTAGGGAAGGAGAGGGAGTGGAGAGATTCGGGGAACATGAGGTACCTCAAAATTACTATTTTAAATACTTAGGGTCCATCattaataaagaaggtgatatagaggatgatgttgcccacagaattaaagtggaTCGATAAAATGAAGATGTACGTTAGGAGTGCTATGTGACAAAAAAATGCCTATTAAATTCAATGAAAAATTCCACAGGACTATTATACACCTAACTATAACATATGGAACGGAGTGTTGGGTAATTAAGAAGAGTAATCTAAATAAACTGAGTGTAGCGAAAATGAGGATTTCGAGAGGGTTGTGTGGCAAGACCAGGAtggatagagtaaggaatgaggatattagaaactagttgggggttgcaccaatcgaGGATAAGCTCAACGAGAACTGGTTGAGATAGTATGACCATATGCAACAGAGATCTATGGATGTCCCATAAAGGAAGAGTGACCTAATTTAGTTGGAGGGAGCTAGACCTAATTTAGTTGGAGGGAGCTAGAAGTGCtagaaaagatatgcaaatgTTAGGGCTCGATTCAAGTATGACTAGGGATAGAGTTTTGAGGAGGATAAGTACCTGTGTAGCAAAccccttgtaggggatgttcctgtgATGTGTCTTGACTActgctttattttcttctctttattttaaCTGTCTtgtgtttcatcattttattctttttatttttttctatataagTTCCATATAGTaaaccctatttagttgggataaggatatgattgttgttgttattgttgagGTACCAAAATAAGGGCCTACTTGGTACACAAGACTCTTACATATGTAAGATCTGAAGAGGTGAGAACTACGCATCTTTATCTTAAAACTGTCGAGAGGCTATTTTGATCGCTAAACCATCAGATCACAACATCTGTACCTTACTGTTCGATCAAGTGCACCCCCGTTTTAAAAatgagatatttaaaaaaaaatgataataaatatttcaaaagttatgtatttttctaattaattaatttattttttaaatcaaagtgatttttttttttgggaaaaagtgATGTACTTTGAAAGATAGAGAGAAATATTTCTCTCAACTTTAAGAACCTCAAGCATAATTTATCTTATATATTTTATGTGAAAATTTTGGAAGGGAAGGAAAAGTTCACAAAATAGTTGCGAATTGATTTTTATGTGGAAAAAAGATGCATGTAGCTTTCGTACGCAATATGCCAAAGAAGTGATTAAAAATAAGGACGGTGACCAAACCGCAAGGGCACCTACCAGGGCAAGTGGTATGGTATAGTGTCGGTGGCAGCCATTAAGGAAACAGCCATCCACGTGTCAAGATAATAACGTGGCTACTTAGTTTGTGGTGGAGAAATCTAGTAACCCAAAATCAAGGAGCAGTTGGGAATAGAGAGTTGGTGTTACGTGACAGATACCCCCATTCCTGATGATTCTTAGCCATGAAAATATGTTTTGGAACAAGAggtatatataatttttttggttaagaaaaaaagaaggttagGATTCTTTAATCCCATCATAATCAACACAGGGGGAGACCTGTTAACAGCCGCACctgaaactgaaaattaaaggttGTGGGGTTACTTGCAAGTTGAtgatttcaaaaaatttattattggGTTAATAGTTGCTGATTTTAATTGATTATAGCTTGATAGAGACCTTCAGAAAGTTTTAAATAGTTTTCCTCATAAGTTGGagtttatgagaaaaaaataaaagaatgaaatttcaaaaagaTTGAGTTTTGAGGattcaatttctttttaaaggttTATGAAGATtcaaattttttatcttttatttttttNNNNNNNNNNNNNNNNNNNNccccccaaaaaaaaaagaaaaaaagaaaaagaaaatcatggtAGATTTCTCTTTTACCTTTGACATTTCCATCAACATagaggaaacccaacacaaagaaAACTATTGAAAAGAATAGATTAACGAAATCTATATCTAGGTCTCTCCTAGTTAATAATTCTTATGAAAAGGCAGTCTAAACAAAATGTCTCTAAAAGAAAAGACCGAGATTGATGTTGCAAGCAAGGAAAAATGCTAGTTTTCTAAAAGTAAAACCGAGGGCACCTGCTTTTTGTTCCACCCTTAATCAAGGCGGTAGAATAAATATCtattagcttttttttttttttttttttttttttttttttttttttttttttttttttaaggatctaCTTTACACTATtacctttttatatttttttacactGTATTAAGCTAGAGAATACATACATGAAGCATTACAAATCTTTCTAGAATATTTAGATAAGAGAAtctttggttttgggttctAAGCATAACTATATATATTAAAGTCAAAAGAATAAATTCATTATGCATTATTAAGAATACTTTAGGAAGATCTGAGTAGGAGGCTGTCTTTGGGCCCTCATTTCATGTAACCCAAAAGAAGGCAATGATCATTCACGTTCACTCAAAAAAGTTAGGGATACaacaaaaatacaaaactaAAAGCCAATGCGAAGCCAAGACTTGACACTTTATGCCTGACAAACAATAGTGTTAGGGCAATCGGGTATCACGAAATTATGTGCAAAAAAACTCTACCATTATTTTCTGTTCAACtagtaaatataaattctagAACCATAATTGTAATATTGGTTTGCTTAGAGAAAACTGTATAAGATAAGAACTAATAGACAACAGTTTTTGTGAGGAAAGAAGCAAACATAAATTATTTTCTGTAGAAAAGTTGTTTTCACTCTAATTGTATGTTTCAAACTTAGATTTTATTAGGAAAAGGTATGTTCATTTTCGAAATAATATTTCTTTCACATTGGAAATTTATTTAATGATTTCGCGATAGCCAAAGAAGTCTCAAGAAGCATCAAACATTTCCGATGAGATTTATGGGGCAATTATTAGACAGCAAGCACTAGCTCCCGGTGAAACTTCATTGAAGGCAATCAAAGATAAGATAGAAGAGAATGAACACTTTTGGTAACTAATTTGTACCTAAGGGAAAGGGTTCACTACACTGCCAGTGTGAGATTCCACCTGCACCACACCATTGATAATATacttgtgacacccaagaatatggtaAGTACTAGACCCACTtaagagatcggtgaggtgttcccaccaagaatacagtAAGTATAGGGGGTTTTGGGAGCTCATTGGGGtatacaaactttagtcccacatcatctagagagagattactgggctagttaataacctttagcttccttaacatgacataacgcattttaaagccttcaAGCCCATGtgccaaagagaacaatattgtgtaaggttaatgAGGCTAgagcattacaaatggtatcagagtagaTCTCGACAACGTGTGGAGCCACATCGGGGACGTTGTACCGAAAGGGACAAGTACCaggggatttgggagatcggtgaggatgtgcaaactttagtcacactagcTTTCTTAACATGTCACAATTCGTTTTAAAatcttgaggcccatgggccaaagaaaATAACATTATGCAAGATTATTGCAAAGTTAATGGGGCCAGGGCATTACAAAATGACTTTGTTAatgggagggagaagagagagaaaataaatagataaaagtGAAGGGATTTGCCGTAAGGCTACGTGACTCTTGTGCTAGTATTGGAGGCCAATGAGAGTATGTGCACGGGCATCCAAAGGGAGGGGTGAATGATCATTTCACTACACCAAGGAAAAGGGTGAGTGGTCTATGTGAGAGGGCATAGGGGGCGCTGATGGGGCagtcttttttttctgttaaaagtTCTTTGAGAGTGGTTGTAGATAAACAGAGAGCATAAAgatatttttcctttaaataaaGACAGACTAAATAATTTCAATAGCTTTACGTCCAACAACCTAAATATTAAAAGGACAAGAGTTGGGTAAGTTACCCGCTTTCCATAAGTTAGCAGCGTGCACCAATGGGAGAGTGGAGATGGAAGGGCTGGGCTTTGGTAGGATTCGGCTCCTGTTCAATTATCAAATCTTCCAAAGAGTGTCCAATGAACCATCCAATGGCTGGGAGGACTCGGATATTCACCCCAACACATGGGTGTGCATCCTAAGTCCGCCCCATCTTTCGGATAGCTCCTTGGGCAGCCCAACAATtggagggatttttttttgacatCGGCATCATTTTGCAAAGGGAGAGAAAGGCAGACACATGGCCAGGCAACCCAACAGCATGCCCAACCTTttcgtatataaaaaaaataaaataacatttagatgaaagttttccttctccaTGGGAGAAGGGTTGCCCATTATCTTACTTTCATCATTACCCTCCCCCAAATAGACAATTATCGAAACAAAtcctcccacccccacccccacccccataaTGATGCATATTACATTACTATAATAATTCATAGTGAGAAGGAATCTCCCTCACCGTTGATTAAGGAAAACTTAGttctaaaatttttaaaattttctttctttctgggCAACCATATACTGCATAACCTTTCCATTAAGAAAAAGAGACTCCAAAAGCCCGCGCAAAAGCtacaatttatttataaattcacTTTGCCAACTTtaactttcaaaaaaaatattactcaGTTTTACATCCACCGTAACCTAAGCTTCCTCTTACTTTCTTAGATTGACAAGATGGAATATAAGGAGAAGTGGACAAGTAAAAATAATAAGGGAAATCTCTTCGGAGAATGACATCTTATTTTATATTACAAGCGTTGCTAATCTACTCCACAACAACATGTGTTTTTTGCTAGTGAGTTCACTCTGATGATGGTATTGCCGTAGTTGGAATTTGCTCTCTAGTTTTGTTGGTATATCttgtaatttaatttaatttaattaattaattaattaatttatttatttttaacaaaaatGATCATTTAGCTAAAAATGTATCAATGAACCACAtcttaattttgaaaaagaacACTGATGAGATGAGAGCAATGTAAAGATAGGGAATGAAAGTGATCTACATGATGTTGACATGTAGTGCTTTTTCATATTCTCTTATTCTTGacactttcttttctccttgacaCGCTACCTTCTCTTTTTGCATGGACCATATTCCACTCTCTCATGTTTCCATTAATTGGTGAGGgacccatccgtgggttgcccgGATGGTTAGGGCAAATGGCATCTGCGATTTAAATGGAAACAGTGATGGTGGATTGCTAAGTTAGTCTCCCCGAAGATTAGTCGAGATGCGCATAAGCTGACCTGAACACCTTAgttaacaaaataataataataataataataataataataataataataataataataataataataataataataataataataataataataataataataataataataataataataataataataataataataataataataataataataataataataataataataataataataataataataataataataataataataataataattggtgTGGGGATTCCATTACACATTGGAGGTGGGAATCGAAATCCTCTTCTCATGTAGATATTTGTAAAGAAGAGACCAAACGGAGCACCACTGGTGAACAAATTTGACCCAGTTCGACAGTCCACTCCAACTTCTATTTTGTGGGTTTTAGATCAGAGCCTGGTTCATTCAGATTTTCTTTCTGAACAGTCCCTCCTATTCCCTTCCTCCAATTTTGGTAGAAATCTTTGGTTGTTGAAAATTATGTAAAACTACTAATGCCAAACACTAGTTAGGTGGGGCAAATTTCTAAACATCTTTCACATTTTTATTTCCATAAATCTGAGGACCTATGTAGATTATGTTGTCTTCTGGATTCACTTCTTACTTAAGTTTGgacggaaaaataaagaaaggggttttttttgttAGATGAAGACAAATATAATTGTAAGGGaatgtataagatatgaaaCAATGATTTAAAACTATAGAAGTCAATTCTTCCAAGATGGTACTGATAGAAGTATAGAACTGGTGATGATAATCAAATCAATAAtttagttttattattttcaaattgAACGTGAAGACAAAATCCATGATCTTCTTGATCTAAATGTTGGACCTCCACCACTGTACCTTATTATTATTAGCTCATTTTACTTACCAAACAAAGTTTACAGAGGAAATATGAGAGCCATACTAGCTTGGTTGCCCCCTTGTTCACTTCTTGTTGAAGTGAAATAACCACTGAGTTGATGGAGTAttatgcagaaaaaaaaaaaaaaagaggggggggggacaagGTAACATTCATATCCATtctaataataaattaataagaaaatgaattttgTTATCTTATGGATGAATGGAGAGGTCAGTTCTCTACTATGTGATAAGTCCTATTGGTGCTTAAACTTGGTGTGCATATTCTCTACATCAATTCCTAATCTTTAAAGTTTGAATTAAATTACCCTGGACTAGGGTTCAAGAAACAAttgaaaaatcaattttcttaggaatttttttttttttaatgaatatgaCAAttgttgccaaaaaaaaaaaagtgtatctTGGGTCATAAAATTTAGATGTTATTAGGTGCAAAATCAGTTAATTGTGGGAATACATAATCTCTTTAACGAACCAggtaaaaaaaagttttgaccAAGTTTTCGGCCACTTGAGGCTTTGATTCTAGTTTAACCTAGTTTGATTTTATTCCTGAGATAGCCCAAAACACTCATTAGCTGAATTTTACTGGCTTTCATGAAAATTGGCTGGTTTCACTTATGCAATTGATCCTTGGATTAAACTTCAATTAAATTTGACCCATTTATAAAGATATATGTGGTTTTGCCTTCAACACAGTCCAATATATTTCATTTGGTTAGGCAATCTAACCTAGGTTTAAACCTATTCTTTATTTAAGTATACAAGTTAAAAACAGAATCCCAcgaattttttatataaaaaatataatgggGGAAAGAACTTTAATTTTGTTAATCACTCCATACTCAACCGTGTGATGTATGCCTTCCATGTGTCATTGAAAGCTGAGTCTCGAGTGATTTGGGAAAAAAAGTTGGTGGGCTACCTCCAAACCATGCAAGGGACAAGGAATTTAGATCTATAGCATAAAAGAAGGCATTCCTAGGCCATCAACTATCTCTACCATGAACTGTAGAAATAGATATCAAAGTGCTATTTGAAAGagtcaagtattggtatcaataaaTTTAAGATTATTTAAAAACAAAGAATCAAAGATAAACCCTGAACAAAATTATTTCTTAGGCTAATCAAATATTTGATTTCTCCTTAGATTTATGCTAAGTTCatgaaattatttaaaaaaaaaactgaaaaattttcaaagaagattagaaaaaaaaaaaaaaaaaaaagaaaaaagaaaaaaaacaacacTAAGGAGAATCCATAGAAAGGAAAATATAGATTATTACAACGGCCAGAACTATCTACACTCTTCAGCAAAAGGAGACAGACAAGATATGAAGGGGGCGACAGAAAGAGAACAGAAACATGACAAAGGAAGTATAGCAAATGGGTTCCCCTATTTTCCTCTGGAAAAGCCTCATTTGACTAATTCTCCAACCAGCCCAAGCTCCTAGTTTCCTGAAGCCTCATCTGTCTGTTAAACTTCCTGATAAAGTCCTCAACTCTTCTGTTGAGCTCTTCATCAGACATGGCCGAGAATTCATTCtcttcggacctcggctcataCCCTTCTGTAACCGACCTGCTTAGGATCCTCTTCTTCTCATTAACAGAAATCGCCTTCTCTGAATTGCTTCGCCGAATTTCCTTTGTTTCCCAAGAATCTTCAACCCGGGGTTCCTCTTCTCTGCTTGCTACTATTGTGGTTTCTTCCAAACTTTCAGAATTGTCACTCTTGTATGTTGGGAAAATAATCCTCCCACATTTGTTACCCCCCTGTGAGTCCCTTTCCCCATAAGCTCGAGCATTTAAGTTGACATATCCTGGAATGCTTTCCGGTGGTGGTTCTGTTTCCGGGAGAATCACAGACCTATTCTCAAGATCTTCTTTGAATGATGAATCAATGGTGGTTTCTTTAATGGGTTCCTCATAAATGACATGTTTTGTTTTGATGGAAGAGACTGTCATGGGTTCCAGCTTTGCTTTCATCGAAGAGAAAGGTATGGTCTTAGGAGGGACAAATGAGAAAGCATTCCTTGCTCTGCTGTTCTTCAAGTACTCCTCATAGagatcatatttttgtttgGAGGAAGAGAAGGCACCGGAATCGGCAGCGATGATAAGGATGAGGGCGTTGGAAAGGAAGAACCAGAATTTGGTATTGTGGAAGAGTTCAGAAGGAGAAAGGTCAAAATGAACCACAGAGTAAcagataaagatgaagaagagaaaggctGAGATAGAGACTTTATTTGATTTCAGAGGTTTCTCTGTTGGGTTTGCTTTGGTGGGTTTCTCTAAATTTAGCTGAGGTTTCTCCATTTTTAGCAGAGGAATTGGAGAAGGTTCAGTGGGAGTGGTGGGGGttttgagagagagacagagagagagagaggccttgAGAGCTTTTGTGTTCGAAATGGAAgttggtggggtggggggttttATAGGAGTGTGGGTTTAACAAGAAAAGACAGGTCGGCTAAATAATTGAACCGGTTGGTATGGAAATAACTCACAAGTTATTCTGAAACTACCAGATGAGTCCCCTCTTGGATCTCCTTGACCAATTAGCAGGTGGCACAGACCTTTGCAAAggatattttattcttatttaggATGACCAAGGGTCCTTCTATAATTGTATAATCATTCAATCTCAGAGGTGTTAAAGACATGTGTCCCAAATGTGAGGCGGTTAGGTATCCACAATTCCAATTATCTCCCCTCTTCTTTTGACTATGTGATTAAAATGAAATAGATCATAGTTACCGATTGGTTTCATGGTTCATTTGGTTTGAGTTCCCATTTAGTATAATTTTGAAACAAATTTCAACTTTCTAAGTGGTCTACTCTCGATTTCGGTTCAACCAGAAATCTGGTCTAAGATAGTGTTGGTGCCAGTGCACGATATCTGATCACAAAACTCTCCTTGGTGCTGTAATCAATATACTATCTTAGAGAAGACTTCATTCCTGAAGActtcttccttattttgctAATTAAACGTAAAACAAAAGTATTCAACCATTCCTGATCTTAAGCATATAAATCCTAATTCCATAATATGTCCAAACACAGCAAACCCCTCCCCTTGTATTCTTCAACTTTGCTTAATTTGAATCAACAGTACTAACACACTTGCCCATACCATAGAATTTTGCTGTATGGGACCCACAATTTTATGACAATAACCCAAGTGAGATCATCAGATTTTGTGTTTCCCGGGATCTATGCCACTTGTACGACAGGCAAGCAAAAATGAGGTGGGAAGTCTTTACAAAAGTTGTTAAATTTTAAGGGATAGTAATTATGGATGGAAGAG is a genomic window of Macadamia integrifolia cultivar HAES 741 chromosome 13, SCU_Mint_v3, whole genome shotgun sequence containing:
- the LOC122058618 gene encoding uncharacterized protein LOC122058618 codes for the protein MEKPQLNLEKPTKANPTEKPLKSNKVSISAFLFFIFICYSVVHFDLSPSELFHNTKFWFFLSNALILIIAADSGAFSSSKQKYDLYEEYLKNSRARNAFSFVPPKTIPFSSMKAKLEPMTVSSIKTKHVIYEEPIKETTIDSSFKEDLENRSVILPETEPPPESIPGYVNLNARAYGERDSQGGNKCGRIIFPTYKSDNSESLEETTIVASREEEPRVEDSWETKEIRRSNSEKAISVNEKKRILSRSVTEGYEPRSEENEFSAMSDEELNRRVEDFIRKFNRQMRLQETRSLGWLEN